ACGAACATTTACGAGAAGTGGATTGGATTTGCTGAACCGAGAGGGGAATGGCGCTATGAAGGTAAAGTGGCTGTCCTAATAAACGAAGGATGTGCGAGTGCATGTGAACATTTTGTATCAGGTATGCTTGAAGCCGGCGCGATTCTGGTCGGTGTCCCGACCAGCGGCGCCTGTGGATTTCCAAAAGCGATTAAATTGCTCGGGGATACCACTCTTTTTTGCTCGACGACCTTCCCATTGCACGGAAAGATACCATCACCTCTCAACGGTATACCACCGCATCTTCTTGTGACTCCAAGCCTTGAAGATATACGTTCAGGGCGTGATATCGTACTGTTGGAAGCGATAAGGCTTCTGAAAGGGGATATACCGTCCACATATCGTCAGCATACGATGAGGAGGGATGGACATGGTTATTGATTGCCACGCACATCTATACCATCACAGCCGTCCGACGTGGGAGGAAGATGATAGGAAAGTCATCGAGGCAGCGGACAAGTTGGGCATCGACAAGTTATGTTGTTCTATACTCACCCCACGGCGTCCGTCAACACCCGAGGGTTTCCGAGAATGTAACAGATGGGTCGCCGAGGCCATGAACCGTTTCCCAGGGAGAATCCTCGGCTATTGCTACGTCAATCCTGGATATCACCGGGAGGCCCTCGATGAAATCCGACGCTGTGTTGAGGATCTGGGATTCATCGGGATCAAGCTCTACAACGAATACCGCTGTAACGAGCCTGTGGTGTTCCCTGTGGTCGAGCTCGCCATCGAGCTCCGCGTCCCCATCCTGCAACACGCCGGGCATATGCATTACTTCGTCGAGGAGCAGCCCCGCATCTCGGATGCCGGCATGCTTGCCGAGCTCGGGCGGAGATATCCGGAGGCGACGTTGATATGCGCCCATGTGTGCGGAGGCGGCGATTGGGAGTGGACGATAAAGGCGTTACGCGACGTGCCGAACGTCTATCTCGACACGAGCGGAAGCGTGACGGACGAGGGTGTGATTGAGACGGCAGCGGAACTCCTCGGGGCGGAACGTCTCCTTTTCGGCTGCGACATGTCTATGACGGCGGGGATTGGGAAGATCCGCTCCGCCGATCTCAGCAAGGATGAGAAGAGGAAGATACTGGGCGGGAACATGGAGAGGATACTGAGCATGAGGGAGGTGAGGTAACATGGGGGCGTTTCTGATCCTCTCCCTCCTTCTCGCCGGGGCGGAGGGGAGGTTCCTGGTGTTCTGGTGCCCCTGGCCCGACGAGCTTAAACACGCCACCCACATCACGCCTCAGGTGTGGGTCGAGGGGGATGAAGGAGCTAAGAGGAGGTATCTGAGGTTCAGCCAGAAGTTTTGGCTCGAGAGGGGCGTCCTTCCGCTCCGCTGGATGGGAGGGGTCTGCTATAAGGATAAGCCAGAGGGATGGTTCGTCTCATACTGGAGCGGCGCCTTCAAGATAGGTTACAGAGGCATCGCCATAGACGAGTTCGGAAGCGGGGATGAAAGCGTGGATGAGAAGATGGCCAGAGCCCTCGTCCGCACCAAGGAACTGTGCCCCGAGCTGTT
The genomic region above belongs to Candidatus Poribacteria bacterium and contains:
- a CDS encoding amidohydrolase, encoding MDMVIDCHAHLYHHSRPTWEEDDRKVIEAADKLGIDKLCCSILTPRRPSTPEGFRECNRWVAEAMNRFPGRILGYCYVNPGYHREALDEIRRCVEDLGFIGIKLYNEYRCNEPVVFPVVELAIELRVPILQHAGHMHYFVEEQPRISDAGMLAELGRRYPEATLICAHVCGGGDWEWTIKALRDVPNVYLDTSGSVTDEGVIETAAELLGAERLLFGCDMSMTAGIGKIRSADLSKDEKRKILGGNMERILSMREVR